The Maridesulfovibrio ferrireducens genomic sequence CAATACATCACAGCGATACGATCAGCCAACTGAATGGCTTCACCCAGATCTCCGGTTATAAGCAATATTCCGGCCATTTTACGGGCTTCCAAAAGTTTATTCCAAACTTCCTCAGTGGCAGAGATATCAAGTCCCTGAGTAGGCTGTTCAGCGACTATAAGATGCGGCTGACGATAAAGCTCACGGGCCAATACCATCTTTTGCAAATTTCCACCTGAAAGCTGCCAAGCCAGAGCCTGAATTCTGCCGGGGCGAACGTCATAATCTTTGACGAGCTCCTCAGCTATTTTTGCAGCTTTATCGCGTTGAAGTATGGGACCGGCAGAGAACCCCTGACGGGTTGTTAAGAGCAAATTATCAACCAGATCCAGATTTCGGGCAGTAGCAAGATCAAGCCTGTCCTCGGGAATATATGACATAGAATTATTCCACGTCATTTCCGCAAAAAACTTGCGCCAAGGCTTGTTCATTATAAAAATTGTATCCTTGGGAGGCTTGCGAAGTCCGCTTACGCCCTCTACCAATTCTTGCTGACCATTTCCGGCAACACCGACGATGGCGACAATTTCACCCTTATGTACATCAAGGCTGATATCACGAAGCCCTATCCCGGTCATGTTCTTTACTTCAAGAACCTTATCACCGATTTCAACTTCTTCTTTATTTACTTCAAGCAAAATCTCTTTACCGACCATCCGACAAGCTAGATCTGCTTTTGATGTAATTTTATCTCTTGGAACTTCCGCATCAATTTTCCCGCGGCGTAAAATAGCTACGTCATCGGCGATTGCCATAACTTCTTCAAGCTTATGACTGATGAAAACAACAGATTTGCCAAGTCTAGTCATAGCCCAGAGAGCCTCGAAAAGACGAAATGCTTCGCGGGGAGTGAGCACAGCCGTAGGTTCATCAAAAATAAGAACCCGACTTTCTCTATAGAGTAATTTTAAAATTTCAACGCGCTGTTTCTCACCCATGGAAAGATCAGAAATTCTGGCAGTAGGATCAATTTCAAGCTCGTAATCTTCTGCAAGCTTACGGACTCTATCATTCATTTCACGGGGATTAACAAAAAAAGAACCTTCCTGACCAAGAAGTACATTCTCAGCAACCGTCATGGTATCAACCAGCATAAAATGCTGATAAACCATACCGATTCCGGCTTTAATAGCATCCTTTGAAGAGGTGAAATCTGCACGCACCCCATCGACTTCAATATAACCTTCGTCAGGCTTAAAGCGTCCGGCAAGCATAC encodes the following:
- a CDS encoding ABC transporter ATP-binding protein, with the protein product MNGQQDLTRPDSQKATGFTDASPLISLKGLTKRFGKVVANDNISLDLYPGRIKALLGENGAGKSTLMSMLAGRFKPDEGYIEVDGVRADFTSSKDAIKAGIGMVYQHFMLVDTMTVAENVLLGQEGSFFVNPREMNDRVRKLAEDYELEIDPTARISDLSMGEKQRVEILKLLYRESRVLIFDEPTAVLTPREAFRLFEALWAMTRLGKSVVFISHKLEEVMAIADDVAILRRGKIDAEVPRDKITSKADLACRMVGKEILLEVNKEEVEIGDKVLEVKNMTGIGLRDISLDVHKGEIVAIVGVAGNGQQELVEGVSGLRKPPKDTIFIMNKPWRKFFAEMTWNNSMSYIPEDRLDLATARNLDLVDNLLLTTRQGFSAGPILQRDKAAKIAEELVKDYDVRPGRIQALAWQLSGGNLQKMVLARELYRQPHLIVAEQPTQGLDISATEEVWNKLLEARKMAGILLITGDLGEAIQLADRIAVMYCGQIMDEFHVSDTAKLDNIGLLMAGVRE